A region of Cheilinus undulatus linkage group 10, ASM1832078v1, whole genome shotgun sequence DNA encodes the following proteins:
- the LOC121516049 gene encoding uncharacterized protein LOC121516049 isoform X3 yields MWCYQKPGFEALLLAELQRQQQCNQFCDTLLKTEGVSVPAHSCILSAISPQISSSLSAMPMPPTGQSRLLEFHTLGTCTLLHLVRLLYSGQMAGEGEEERQEAVSAAARLGIHGLVEVTRGRNEEEEEGQHREVGVQTEPLTNEENEEGRGWWRREERDGDTFLCQERVSGSVKATWTLTEKLQVDTAPLSQPAACFETIDMGALQMLEQTNPHLVSSQIPYIPVSLVYQQDENQSQVTPSAGHCWPGATAEDLDDRQLEQFQGNVSGYINYFLNPDKEGGSRRGQPRGRPRGGRAAGTRAGTSERGTRRPRARTVGKRAGRGALMQTVDVQSVGVGKIQKMFLQRWRFRTPRSGQGGGAIGRRLCVKTRELLQPTKSYQRRRRCGKEWEKNQVGEGSMQQSNQDSLPVRPVQRAKQTTPASFSSPPVSFYDAHHALSTPLHPSPSPGLTSPPASYISAAPSLLHTTCLPPPAPAPNEPEHIDHLLEEVMMGLDILPNDNGDNSSSQNRGSTNVPLVAGSTQVVGKGGGVSSSSEPVLQQQGEGEINDMLENFLQSFEQHVDSCSTMEDVERRSQSSTKAILSKYRKSQSDEAGIRQSCSQLHKSPSIPQKQAEEIAKPVRKRPKKWGKNQYQFSLEKKRVKVRKTASSNEERDKQLQQIPVVKLERSGKLPVRVSLQRRGSHSPGAESPSQTKSTSSSLKYPLGSWSTKVYPIRSRLREARIMDSLPFLYEPLTDQQPPSADQPATREEEVHLGSAGSSEEDKDEDIDVIGGSSPVPAPIIISWSGGEEEEADEDVDVVGEKMDYAPSKLFTSLKNGELENVGLR; encoded by the exons ATGTGGTGCTACCAAAAGCCGGGCTTTGAAGCCCTTCTTCTTGCTGAGCTGCAGAGGCAACAGCAGTGCAACCAGTTCTGTGACACTCTGCTTAAAACAGAAG GTGTTTCTGTGCCAGCACACAGTTGTATTCTCTCAGCCATCAGTCCCCAGATCTCCTCCTCCCTGTCCGCCATGCCCATGCCTCCTACAGGACAGAGCCGTCTACTTGAGTTTCACACTCTTGGCACCTGCACCTTACTCCACCTGGTTAGACTGCTGTACTCGGGACAGATGGCTGGggaaggggaggaggagagacaggaagctGTTTCTGCTGCAGCCAGGTTGGGCATTCATGGGCTGGTGGAGGTCACAAGAGGAAGAaatgaggaggaagaagaagggcAGCACCGGGAGGTCGGAGTTCAGACAGAGCCACTGACTAATGAGGAAAATGAGGAGGGAAGGGGctggtggaggagagaggagagggatggAGATACCTTTCTGTGCCAAGAGAGAGTGTCAGGTAGTGTAAAAGCCACATGGACTCTGACAGAGAAGCTGCAGGTAGACACAGCTCCCCTCTCTCAACCAGCAGCCTGCTTTGAGACTATTGATATGGGTGCTCTCCAAATGTTAGAGCAGACAAACCCCCATCTTGTTTCTTCTCAAATTCCCTACATCCCAGTTTCGCTTGTCTATCAACAAGATGAAAACCAAAGCCAAGTGACCCCATCTGCTGGCCACTGTTGGCCCGGAGCTACAGCTGAAGATCTAGACGACAGGCAGTTAGAGCAGTTTCAGGGTAACGTCTCTGGATACATCAACTACTTCTTGAACCCTGATAAGGAGGGAGGCTCCAGGAGGGGGCAACCACGGGGGAGGCCACGGGGGGGGCGAGCAGCAGGAACAAGAGCTGGGACGAGTGAGAGAGGCACAAGGAGACCGAGAGCAAGAACAGTAGGGAAGAGGGCAGGTAGGGGAGCTTTAATGCAGACAGTGGACGTGCAGAGTGTTGGTGTGGGCAAGATTCAGAAGATGTTCCTGCAGAGGTGGAGGTTTAGGACACCCAGGTCAGGGCAGGGCGGAGGAGCCATTGGTAGGAGGTTGTGTGTGAAGACCAGAGAGCTTCTACAGCCGACCAAGAGCtaccagaggaggaggagatgcgGCAAAGAGTGGGAGAAAAACCAGGTGGGAGAAGGTAGCATGCAGCAGTCAAACCAG GACAGTCTTCCTGTCAGACCAGTTCAGAGGGCAAAACAAACAACACCAGCCTCATTTTCTTCCCCTCCGGTGAGCTTCTACGATGCTCATCATGCATTATCCACCCCCCTCCATCCATCTCCATCACCTGGCCTAACATCACCTCCAGCTTCCTACATCTCTGCAGCACCTTCTCTCCTCCACACCACTTGCCTacctcctcctgctcctgcaCCCAACGAGCCTGAACATATTGATCATCTCTTGGAGGAAGTAATGATGGGCCTTGATATTTTACCAAACGACAATGGTGACAATTCTTCCTCCCAAAACAGAGGCAGTACCAATGTGCCTCTGGTTGCAGGATCCACACAGGTTGTTGGTAAAGGTGGAGGTGTGTCCAGCTCTTCGGAGCCAGTTCTGCAGCAGCAGGGAGAGGGGGAGATAAATGATATGCTTGAGAACTTCCTGCAGTCCTTTGAGCAGCATGTTGACAGCTGCTCCACCATGGAGGACGTGGAGCGGAGGAGTCAGAGCAGCACAAAGGCCATCCTGAGCAAATACAGAAAATCCCAGAGTGATGAAGCTGGGATTAGGCAGAGTTGTTCACAGCTTCATAAGTCTCCTTCCATTCCTCAGAAACAGGCTGAGGAAATAGCAAAACCAGTCAGAAAAAGACCaaagaaatggggaaaaaatcagTATCAGTTCTCACTGGAGAAAAAACGAGTGAAGGTGAGGAAGACTGCATCATCAAATGAAGAAAGAGACAAGCAGCTACAGCAGATACCAGTGGTGAAACTGGAGAGGAGTGGCAAACTGCCAGTCAGAGTTTCCTTGCAGAGACGTGGCAGTCATAGTCCAGGAGCTGAG AGTCCCTCACAAACAAAGAGCACTTCATCATCATTGAAATACCCACTTGGCAGCTGGAGCACAAAGGTGTACCCAATCAGAAGCCGGTTGAGGGAGGCACGAATCATG GACAGTTTGCCCTTCCTTTATGAGCCACTCACGGACCAACAGCCACCATCAGCTGACCAGCCAGCTACCAGAGAAG AAGAGGTCCATCTGGGATCAGCAGGAAGCAGTGAAGAGGACAAAGATGAAGACATTGATGTGATTGGAGGCTCCAGTCCGGTCCCTGCTCCCATCATCATCAGCTGGTCAGGAggcgaggaagaggaggcagatGAGGATGTGGATGTTGTTGGAGAAAAGATGGACTACGCTCCATCGAAACTCTTCACTTCTCTGAAAAACGGTGAGCTTGAAAATGTAGGACTgagataa
- the LOC121516049 gene encoding uncharacterized protein LOC121516049 isoform X1 — MWCYQKPGFEALLLAELQRQQQCNQFCDTLLKTEGVSVPAHSCILSAISPQISSSLSAMPMPPTGQSRLLEFHTLGTCTLLHLVRLLYSGQMAGEGEEERQEAVSAAARLGIHGLVEVTRGRNEEEEEGQHREVGVQTEPLTNEENEEGRGWWRREERDGDTFLCQERVSGSVKATWTLTEKLQVDTAPLSQPAACFETIDMGALQMLEQTNPHLVSSQIPYIPVSLVYQQDENQSQVTPSAGHCWPGATAEDLDDRQLEQFQGNVSGYINYFLNPDKEGGSRRGQPRGRPRGGRAAGTRAGTSERGTRRPRARTVGKRAGRGALMQTVDVQSVGVGKIQKMFLQRWRFRTPRSGQGGGAIGRRLCVKTRELLQPTKSYQRRRRCGKEWEKNQVGEGSMQQSNQDSLPVRPVQRAKQTTPASFSSPPVSFYDAHHALSTPLHPSPSPGLTSPPASYISAAPSLLHTTCLPPPAPAPNEPEHIDHLLEEVMMGLDILPNDNGDNSSSQNRGSTNVPLVAGSTQVVGKGGGVSSSSEPVLQQQGEGEINDMLENFLQSFEQHVDSCSTMEDVERRSQSSTKAILSKYRKSQSDEAGIRQSCSQLHKSPSIPQKQAEEIAKPVRKRPKKWGKNQYQFSLEKKRVKVRKTASSNEERDKQLQQIPVVKLERSGKLPVRVSLQRRGSHSPGAESPSQTKSTSSSLKYPLGSWSTKVYPIRSRLREARIMDSLPFLYEPLTDQQPPSADQPATREGRPKINRKLCTSSNGESSVSLAQQQSENGELEEKDERQADEEEGLRKMGKKRRAESSVDTGDFAPVAKKNCFDDEENGHKGRGGSASHMSAYSAEEVHLGSAGSSEEDKDEDIDVIGGSSPVPAPIIISWSGGEEEEADEDVDVVGEKMDYAPSKLFTSLKNGELENVGLR, encoded by the exons ATGTGGTGCTACCAAAAGCCGGGCTTTGAAGCCCTTCTTCTTGCTGAGCTGCAGAGGCAACAGCAGTGCAACCAGTTCTGTGACACTCTGCTTAAAACAGAAG GTGTTTCTGTGCCAGCACACAGTTGTATTCTCTCAGCCATCAGTCCCCAGATCTCCTCCTCCCTGTCCGCCATGCCCATGCCTCCTACAGGACAGAGCCGTCTACTTGAGTTTCACACTCTTGGCACCTGCACCTTACTCCACCTGGTTAGACTGCTGTACTCGGGACAGATGGCTGGggaaggggaggaggagagacaggaagctGTTTCTGCTGCAGCCAGGTTGGGCATTCATGGGCTGGTGGAGGTCACAAGAGGAAGAaatgaggaggaagaagaagggcAGCACCGGGAGGTCGGAGTTCAGACAGAGCCACTGACTAATGAGGAAAATGAGGAGGGAAGGGGctggtggaggagagaggagagggatggAGATACCTTTCTGTGCCAAGAGAGAGTGTCAGGTAGTGTAAAAGCCACATGGACTCTGACAGAGAAGCTGCAGGTAGACACAGCTCCCCTCTCTCAACCAGCAGCCTGCTTTGAGACTATTGATATGGGTGCTCTCCAAATGTTAGAGCAGACAAACCCCCATCTTGTTTCTTCTCAAATTCCCTACATCCCAGTTTCGCTTGTCTATCAACAAGATGAAAACCAAAGCCAAGTGACCCCATCTGCTGGCCACTGTTGGCCCGGAGCTACAGCTGAAGATCTAGACGACAGGCAGTTAGAGCAGTTTCAGGGTAACGTCTCTGGATACATCAACTACTTCTTGAACCCTGATAAGGAGGGAGGCTCCAGGAGGGGGCAACCACGGGGGAGGCCACGGGGGGGGCGAGCAGCAGGAACAAGAGCTGGGACGAGTGAGAGAGGCACAAGGAGACCGAGAGCAAGAACAGTAGGGAAGAGGGCAGGTAGGGGAGCTTTAATGCAGACAGTGGACGTGCAGAGTGTTGGTGTGGGCAAGATTCAGAAGATGTTCCTGCAGAGGTGGAGGTTTAGGACACCCAGGTCAGGGCAGGGCGGAGGAGCCATTGGTAGGAGGTTGTGTGTGAAGACCAGAGAGCTTCTACAGCCGACCAAGAGCtaccagaggaggaggagatgcgGCAAAGAGTGGGAGAAAAACCAGGTGGGAGAAGGTAGCATGCAGCAGTCAAACCAG GACAGTCTTCCTGTCAGACCAGTTCAGAGGGCAAAACAAACAACACCAGCCTCATTTTCTTCCCCTCCGGTGAGCTTCTACGATGCTCATCATGCATTATCCACCCCCCTCCATCCATCTCCATCACCTGGCCTAACATCACCTCCAGCTTCCTACATCTCTGCAGCACCTTCTCTCCTCCACACCACTTGCCTacctcctcctgctcctgcaCCCAACGAGCCTGAACATATTGATCATCTCTTGGAGGAAGTAATGATGGGCCTTGATATTTTACCAAACGACAATGGTGACAATTCTTCCTCCCAAAACAGAGGCAGTACCAATGTGCCTCTGGTTGCAGGATCCACACAGGTTGTTGGTAAAGGTGGAGGTGTGTCCAGCTCTTCGGAGCCAGTTCTGCAGCAGCAGGGAGAGGGGGAGATAAATGATATGCTTGAGAACTTCCTGCAGTCCTTTGAGCAGCATGTTGACAGCTGCTCCACCATGGAGGACGTGGAGCGGAGGAGTCAGAGCAGCACAAAGGCCATCCTGAGCAAATACAGAAAATCCCAGAGTGATGAAGCTGGGATTAGGCAGAGTTGTTCACAGCTTCATAAGTCTCCTTCCATTCCTCAGAAACAGGCTGAGGAAATAGCAAAACCAGTCAGAAAAAGACCaaagaaatggggaaaaaatcagTATCAGTTCTCACTGGAGAAAAAACGAGTGAAGGTGAGGAAGACTGCATCATCAAATGAAGAAAGAGACAAGCAGCTACAGCAGATACCAGTGGTGAAACTGGAGAGGAGTGGCAAACTGCCAGTCAGAGTTTCCTTGCAGAGACGTGGCAGTCATAGTCCAGGAGCTGAG AGTCCCTCACAAACAAAGAGCACTTCATCATCATTGAAATACCCACTTGGCAGCTGGAGCACAAAGGTGTACCCAATCAGAAGCCGGTTGAGGGAGGCACGAATCATG GACAGTTTGCCCTTCCTTTATGAGCCACTCACGGACCAACAGCCACCATCAGCTGACCAGCCAGCTACCAGAGAAGGTAGGCCCAAGATAAACAGAAAACTTTGCACTTCATCTAATGGTGAGAGTTCAGTGTCATTGGCTCAGCAGCAATCAGAGAATGGAGAACTAGAGGAAAAGGATGAGAGGCAGGCAGACGAGGAAGAGGGATTAAGAAAGATGGGAAAGAAGAGGAGAGCAGAGTCATCAGTAGACACTGGTGACTTTGCTcctgttgctaaaaaaaattgttttgacGATGAAGAGAATGGCCACAAGGGAAGAGGAGGTTCTGCTTCTCACATGTCTGCATATTCAGCAGAAGAGGTCCATCTGGGATCAGCAGGAAGCAGTGAAGAGGACAAAGATGAAGACATTGATGTGATTGGAGGCTCCAGTCCGGTCCCTGCTCCCATCATCATCAGCTGGTCAGGAggcgaggaagaggaggcagatGAGGATGTGGATGTTGTTGGAGAAAAGATGGACTACGCTCCATCGAAACTCTTCACTTCTCTGAAAAACGGTGAGCTTGAAAATGTAGGACTgagataa
- the LOC121516049 gene encoding uncharacterized protein LOC121516049 isoform X2, with amino-acid sequence MWCYQKPGFEALLLAELQRQQQCNQFCDTLLKTEGVSVPAHSCILSAISPQISSSLSAMPMPPTGQSRLLEFHTLGTCTLLHLVRLLYSGQMAGEGEEERQEAVSAAARLGIHGLVEVTRGRNEEEEEGQHREVGVQTEPLTNEENEEGRGWWRREERDGDTFLCQERVSGSVKATWTLTEKLQVDTAPLSQPAACFETIDMGALQMLEQTNPHLVSSQIPYIPVSLVYQQDENQSQVTPSAGHCWPGATAEDLDDRQLEQFQGNVSGYINYFLNPDKEGGSRRGQPRGRPRGGRAAGTRAGTSERGTRRPRARTVGKRAGRGALMQTVDVQSVGVGKIQKMFLQRWRFRTPRSGQGGGAIGRRLCVKTRELLQPTKSYQRRRRCGKEWEKNQVGEGSMQQSNQDSLPVRPVQRAKQTTPASFSSPPVSFYDAHHALSTPLHPSPSPGLTSPPASYISAAPSLLHTTCLPPPAPAPNEPEHIDHLLEEVMMGLDILPNDNGDNSSSQNRGSTNVPLVAGSTQVVGKGGGVSSSSEPVLQQQGEGEINDMLENFLQSFEQHVDSCSTMEDVERRSQSSTKAILSKYRKSQSDEAGIRQSCSQLHKSPSIPQKQAEEIAKPVRKRPKKWGKNQYQFSLEKKRVKVRKTASSNEERDKQLQQIPVVKLERSGKLPVRVSLQRRGSHSPGAESPSQTKSTSSSLKYPLGSWSTKVYPIRSRLREARIMDSLPFLYEPLTDQQPPSADQPATREAEEVHLGSAGSSEEDKDEDIDVIGGSSPVPAPIIISWSGGEEEEADEDVDVVGEKMDYAPSKLFTSLKNGELENVGLR; translated from the exons ATGTGGTGCTACCAAAAGCCGGGCTTTGAAGCCCTTCTTCTTGCTGAGCTGCAGAGGCAACAGCAGTGCAACCAGTTCTGTGACACTCTGCTTAAAACAGAAG GTGTTTCTGTGCCAGCACACAGTTGTATTCTCTCAGCCATCAGTCCCCAGATCTCCTCCTCCCTGTCCGCCATGCCCATGCCTCCTACAGGACAGAGCCGTCTACTTGAGTTTCACACTCTTGGCACCTGCACCTTACTCCACCTGGTTAGACTGCTGTACTCGGGACAGATGGCTGGggaaggggaggaggagagacaggaagctGTTTCTGCTGCAGCCAGGTTGGGCATTCATGGGCTGGTGGAGGTCACAAGAGGAAGAaatgaggaggaagaagaagggcAGCACCGGGAGGTCGGAGTTCAGACAGAGCCACTGACTAATGAGGAAAATGAGGAGGGAAGGGGctggtggaggagagaggagagggatggAGATACCTTTCTGTGCCAAGAGAGAGTGTCAGGTAGTGTAAAAGCCACATGGACTCTGACAGAGAAGCTGCAGGTAGACACAGCTCCCCTCTCTCAACCAGCAGCCTGCTTTGAGACTATTGATATGGGTGCTCTCCAAATGTTAGAGCAGACAAACCCCCATCTTGTTTCTTCTCAAATTCCCTACATCCCAGTTTCGCTTGTCTATCAACAAGATGAAAACCAAAGCCAAGTGACCCCATCTGCTGGCCACTGTTGGCCCGGAGCTACAGCTGAAGATCTAGACGACAGGCAGTTAGAGCAGTTTCAGGGTAACGTCTCTGGATACATCAACTACTTCTTGAACCCTGATAAGGAGGGAGGCTCCAGGAGGGGGCAACCACGGGGGAGGCCACGGGGGGGGCGAGCAGCAGGAACAAGAGCTGGGACGAGTGAGAGAGGCACAAGGAGACCGAGAGCAAGAACAGTAGGGAAGAGGGCAGGTAGGGGAGCTTTAATGCAGACAGTGGACGTGCAGAGTGTTGGTGTGGGCAAGATTCAGAAGATGTTCCTGCAGAGGTGGAGGTTTAGGACACCCAGGTCAGGGCAGGGCGGAGGAGCCATTGGTAGGAGGTTGTGTGTGAAGACCAGAGAGCTTCTACAGCCGACCAAGAGCtaccagaggaggaggagatgcgGCAAAGAGTGGGAGAAAAACCAGGTGGGAGAAGGTAGCATGCAGCAGTCAAACCAG GACAGTCTTCCTGTCAGACCAGTTCAGAGGGCAAAACAAACAACACCAGCCTCATTTTCTTCCCCTCCGGTGAGCTTCTACGATGCTCATCATGCATTATCCACCCCCCTCCATCCATCTCCATCACCTGGCCTAACATCACCTCCAGCTTCCTACATCTCTGCAGCACCTTCTCTCCTCCACACCACTTGCCTacctcctcctgctcctgcaCCCAACGAGCCTGAACATATTGATCATCTCTTGGAGGAAGTAATGATGGGCCTTGATATTTTACCAAACGACAATGGTGACAATTCTTCCTCCCAAAACAGAGGCAGTACCAATGTGCCTCTGGTTGCAGGATCCACACAGGTTGTTGGTAAAGGTGGAGGTGTGTCCAGCTCTTCGGAGCCAGTTCTGCAGCAGCAGGGAGAGGGGGAGATAAATGATATGCTTGAGAACTTCCTGCAGTCCTTTGAGCAGCATGTTGACAGCTGCTCCACCATGGAGGACGTGGAGCGGAGGAGTCAGAGCAGCACAAAGGCCATCCTGAGCAAATACAGAAAATCCCAGAGTGATGAAGCTGGGATTAGGCAGAGTTGTTCACAGCTTCATAAGTCTCCTTCCATTCCTCAGAAACAGGCTGAGGAAATAGCAAAACCAGTCAGAAAAAGACCaaagaaatggggaaaaaatcagTATCAGTTCTCACTGGAGAAAAAACGAGTGAAGGTGAGGAAGACTGCATCATCAAATGAAGAAAGAGACAAGCAGCTACAGCAGATACCAGTGGTGAAACTGGAGAGGAGTGGCAAACTGCCAGTCAGAGTTTCCTTGCAGAGACGTGGCAGTCATAGTCCAGGAGCTGAG AGTCCCTCACAAACAAAGAGCACTTCATCATCATTGAAATACCCACTTGGCAGCTGGAGCACAAAGGTGTACCCAATCAGAAGCCGGTTGAGGGAGGCACGAATCATG GACAGTTTGCCCTTCCTTTATGAGCCACTCACGGACCAACAGCCACCATCAGCTGACCAGCCAGCTACCAGAGAAG CAGAAGAGGTCCATCTGGGATCAGCAGGAAGCAGTGAAGAGGACAAAGATGAAGACATTGATGTGATTGGAGGCTCCAGTCCGGTCCCTGCTCCCATCATCATCAGCTGGTCAGGAggcgaggaagaggaggcagatGAGGATGTGGATGTTGTTGGAGAAAAGATGGACTACGCTCCATCGAAACTCTTCACTTCTCTGAAAAACGGTGAGCTTGAAAATGTAGGACTgagataa